CCAACCAGCAACAGCTTCCTCCTCCCGGCCCGCTCCATGAAGAAGAACTGGGGATAAATAATgagagggaggggaaaaaaaaggacaaggaATTTGGTTTGCATCAAAATGTCCATGAAAATGTGGTTGGCTCAGATCTCAGGTTAGTTGAGAGaatttattattagttttccAAAATAAGATTCTATTTGTGTATTGTGGGAtatgtttgtaaatattaaaaacaattagtgtATTAATATGGATTGTATGTTATTAACTGGCTATGTAGAATAATGAATACCTGAAGGTCTAAATCAGTGCATAGAGACAGGCATAAGCAAACCCTAGTGGTCCCGCTGAGTACTGCAGGTAAATGACCGTTTATTTTGCTGTGGCGTCGTGAGCTGAAAGAGTGACGCGCACAACTAGCTTATTaaaggattgtgtttaaaagTGGCTTAAGACCAGGTCACTCAAAGTAGAAGCCAAAGATCccggtggaaagaaaacaacaccagGATCACTGAAATGATCGGAGGAATTTGTGTCTGCAggaatgtcttccagtttctcGGGGTGAGCTGCAGAGCTTTGTTTTTAGAACATGATGCGTTGTGTTATCGTCGGGGcagtttcaaacttttaacttctgttaaaagtttgagaaacactgatcttTTTAAACTTAACAATTGTTTAATGAGAATGAGGATACTACTAAATTTCATTTTACGGTTTcaacagagatttaaaaaaaaaaagctttaaacaatttaacttttaaatttaagatttaagaataattttcatAGTCGGATTattgtgttaccatggctacaatttCATTCAATGAGTTGAATCTTTGCATTTGAGCTCGGTGGTTATCTCAGCAGGGATTGCTTTTAAGCTCCGCCCCCTCTCCCAGATCCCACCAACTCTGTATTAAAACAACATTAGTGGTGGAAATGTTCTAAACAGGAGCAATGGGGGCCCCTGAGTCACACTATACCAAAGGCCCCAGACCATCTTGGGCCGGCCCTGTGCAGAGATTTAATCTCTGGAGGTCTAACACCACCACCGCACTGAATGAGCTCTGCTGCGCAGCATCATTTTGGCTTGGCTCCTTCCAATAGTTTACTCTGCAGTGTAGAACTGACCTTATAATGGTGTCCTCACCCAAATCAACACCAGTTCTTCATCACTGATCCCAGTGTAATTACATCAGAttcctcatttttaaataaaatgccgCGATAACTTGACCACTAGATCGTCAGAACGACGTTTCCAGGAGGCAACACGTCAGCTTTATCCCAACCTCTGCTGTAGTTTGAATGAATTGGAAATGATTTGTACTCACTGCGACCAAAGTGAAGGTGACATTGACAACTCCCACACCTAGAGTCAGATATTTGGCCTCATTGAACTTGGCCTGGAACATTTTAGTGGAGTAGTTGATAATCTGGAATAAAAGAGCAGAGTTACTgggaaatgtgtttctttaagaTGGCAGTCCGTTAAAAGTAACGTCTTTAAGTTTTGtggaaggtttttcttttttctttttttttttgcgtacTGCATTGAATCCAGAAAGCTGGCTCCCTAAGTTGACGAGGAGAACAATGAGGATCGGTTGCCTGTAGCTCCGTTTCTGGAGGAAATCCCGGACAGTGACGCGGGTCGGGGTGCGTGCAGCCTCTTCCTTCATTTCCTCCAGTTCGCTGGACACTTTGTCAGCGTGGCCTCGCAGTCTCAGCAGGGCTGCAGGGTGAAGACAACCATGTGCTTTCATAGGACTGATGGAATATGTGTGTCTTAGATGCGTTTTGTTCCTCAATGGCTAAAGTTTGTCCTGTCAACACAACCTAGTTGCCTATCAgaaatcttaacattttttaagtcgTATGCGTTCATGTATTATGACATAACAAAAAGATTTCTTTCTACGTGCTAAAATTGGGTCAATGCAACCCAAACATCATCTCCTAATACAACTCCATTAAATATATTCTTGCCTCGCCTGTAGAGGCGGTGAGAGGAAAAGCTAAACCACCAGATGATCTGGTTGCTCTTAAATCCACTTTGGATCACAACTGagttaaatttttcatctttcccCTTTCAATAGAGTTGCTTAATTTTGTCCACATTTGTGGCCATCCATTTTCACACctagttttagtttaattaaaactggaaaatggGTTATTAGTAACTGTGGAATTAAGAGGTTCTCAGGCACACTGCTGTAGATTTGtagatacaaaaaaaactattcttaTTTGTTCTGCCTTTTTCTAACAGTCCGCTGTGGTGACAGACTGATAGCTGTTGGGTCTGACCAACGTTTCTCCAAAGTTTGAAATCATCTTAAGCTTCCTTTGAGTTGTGCTGGAGACCTGGAGAGGTTGGTGACTGATTACATTGTTCCCAGAGTTGATTGATGAACCcctaaatgttttgaaatgattcaAGATCGATGATCAGCAACACTGGCTATTGGCTTTTTTTGAAATTGTATTTCCTTCAAATCATGAATTTATATACATTTCCTTTCAACGCAGGAATCAAATTGAGATCAAGATTTTACTACATCCGTTCCAAAGCATTGACTTTATTGACCTTGTACATAATGTGGCGTCATTGTACTTTTGGTTGACCGAAATGTTCAgcttgtcaaataaaatactgaatcGTGAAAGGTGTATatacaaaaacttttttgtgaCAATTGTAGATCCTGGGTTGACTTCATCTCCTGTGATTTCCTAATTGAGGCTACTGAAGCAGAAACCCACCGGTTTCCGCTTTCCTTTCCTCTCCCCGGTTCATCAGGAGGTAGCGAGGGCTTTCTGGGCAGAAAGGCAGAACCAGATACTGTGTCAGGGCCGGAATGAGAGACAGGGACAACATCATCGCCCAGTTGCTCTTTGTGCCCAGCGTTGTTTCCAGACCAGCCACCTGTAGCAAACAGTAAATACTTTATTCTACACCCTTTTGTAGTTTGTAAGACATTCACGAACGAGTTAAACCAAAGACCGCCGGCACCGTCCTTACCATCCCTATCAGGATGCCAGAGGCTAATGACACTTGGTTGAGTGTGGCAAAGGCTCCTCTCAGATTGGTAGAGGACACTTCCTGGATGTAGAGTTGGTTTAGACTCATCACAAGACCGCAGAACAGGCCAAACACCAGCCGACCCAGGATGAGAACCTCAAACGACCCGCTGGCTCTAGAGGCAAACATAACACACGCCGCTGCCACTGACAGACAGTTGGCGATCAGGATGGAGTTTCGTCTTCACagggagaacaaaaacaaaacgctcGTCAGTAGATCGTGGAAGCTCTGCCGTGCGTTTCCGTCATGCTTGTTTTCTTGATCCTCACCTGCCGTATGAATCTGCCAGGTGTTTAACCCCCAGAGAGGCCAGCAGCGCTCCAAAGTCCTTGATGCTGACGGATAGCGACCACAGCAGGGTCAGGCTGTGATCCGTCATCGATTGGTTGTGTCTGGCTCTCCATGTGCTGTTGAAGAACTCTTCGATGACCTGAAGACCAGCAATAAAAGGAAAAGCCAGGAGAACTTGGACCATGCAACCCAATGCCGATGTGCGAATGAAGCAGGAAGAACCTCGCGGCAAGCTAAGTTAAACGTTCAGCGGAGTGAAACTCTGCTGACTGTAGGAAGCACCTTTGGGGCCCGAGCCACTGAAAGTTTAGGCAGCTGCTAACTTCACAAGGCTGTGTGATATTTGTTTGACAGTCTGTCTGCTGTCTGGCTTTTCTGAAGTATTCCCAAGACTTGGCTGACCATCTGGGTTGCTTTTGGACTCGTAATTTTTTCTTGGAATGGGCATTTAATCTGTTGTCTACTTAATTTATACCATATGTTGTAATTACGAAGGaacagaagacaaagaaaagcagaacatgAAGATGTAGCAAGTCTATATCATGACTATGTCCATTATTTGACAATGTAAGAGATTGTTGGCTCGTCTATACGGCACACCTTAAAGACGTTACAATCTCTACcttattatgtgtttttgatgtttttctttataaacaGGCTTTTATCTAGTGGGGATGAAGCGATTATGAAATTAGACACCTGGGATGTGCAGCGGgttacgctgcaaaaacacaaaacacaaaa
This is a stretch of genomic DNA from Gambusia affinis linkage group LG16, SWU_Gaff_1.0, whole genome shotgun sequence. It encodes these proteins:
- the LOC122846119 gene encoding solute carrier family 2, facilitated glucose transporter member 1 isoform X2, with amino-acid sequence MASKESHLTATLLASILGAVLGPLQVGYHTGNVNAPARVIEEFFNSTWRARHNQSMTDHSLTLLWSLSVSIKDFGALLASLGVKHLADSYGRRNSILIANCLSVAAACVMFASRASGSFEVLILGRLVFGLFCGLVMSLNQLYIQEVSSTNLRGAFATLNQVSLASGILIGMVAGLETTLGTKSNWAMMLSLSLIPALTQYLVLPFCPESPRYLLMNRGEERKAETALLRLRGHADKVSSELEEMKEEAARTPTRVTVRDFLQKRSYRQPILIVLLVNLGSQLSGFNAIINYSTKMFQAKFNEAKYLTLGVGVVNVTFTLVAFFFMERAGRRKLLLVGFLSIGVCNFLMTIVDSVLHLVPELRSLQVLLVFCVVSAYELGPGPISWFIAAELFDQPGRPIAMALTSMVNWGGKFVLALLFPPLLKICGAYVYLIFTAVALLAFAVTWLRLPETKGRTFDDIVEEFRGAEGIPLHNSVGFNTFA
- the LOC122846119 gene encoding solute carrier family 2, facilitated glucose transporter member 1 isoform X1; the encoded protein is MHCLLFQSHLTATLLASILGAVLGPLQVGYHTGNVNAPARVIEEFFNSTWRARHNQSMTDHSLTLLWSLSVSIKDFGALLASLGVKHLADSYGRRNSILIANCLSVAAACVMFASRASGSFEVLILGRLVFGLFCGLVMSLNQLYIQEVSSTNLRGAFATLNQVSLASGILIGMVAGLETTLGTKSNWAMMLSLSLIPALTQYLVLPFCPESPRYLLMNRGEERKAETALLRLRGHADKVSSELEEMKEEAARTPTRVTVRDFLQKRSYRQPILIVLLVNLGSQLSGFNAIINYSTKMFQAKFNEAKYLTLGVGVVNVTFTLVAFFFMERAGRRKLLLVGFLSIGVCNFLMTIVDSVLHLVPELRSLQVLLVFCVVSAYELGPGPISWFIAAELFDQPGRPIAMALTSMVNWGGKFVLALLFPPLLKICGAYVYLIFTAVALLAFAVTWLRLPETKGRTFDDIVEEFRGAEGIPLHNSVGFNTFA